The nucleotide sequence TACTTCGTTTGGTGTGGGGCGGCGGATCAGACGTTCCCCTATCCGCAAGAGTTCATTCAGCGTCATGGCTTGCAGGACCGGATACGTCTTCTTCCATCCACATCTGAGATCGAGCAAGTCTTCTGCGGAGGTGACCTGTTTTTTCTTTCCGCGCGTGCAGACCCTTTCCCATGTGTGATCCATGAGGCGATGGCCTGCGCGCTACCCGTTGTCGCGTTTCGCAACGGCGGCGGCGCTCCTGAGCTGATCGGACAGGAATGCGGTAAAATCGTTGAGATGGGAGACCTGAAAGCGGCGGCCGATGCGATCCGCCACTATGCTGACGATCCGGACCTGTGCAGGCGGCAAGGCCAGGCCGCCAGGGAAAAAATTGCTTCAGACTGGGACTATCAGGCCTATTGCGAGGATATCTACGAGGTCATACGCGACAGCGCCCAAAAGCCGCCTTCAGGCGGCTGGCCGTTGCTACCCGCACCAAGCCCGGAGCCGCATCTCGTTATTATGCGCGGGTGTCAGACTGATCTGGAGGCCCTGAAACAGCTGGCGCTTGATGCCGCTGACCCAAATCGCCTGATCGTACTGATTGACGGCCGGTTCGGGGAAAATGTTGACGCGCTCACAAGTGAGTTCCGCCACCACAATGTGAGATACCGCCTTTGCCAACCTTCCCTGGATACGGATCACGCCCGGTCGCAAAGACTGGCTGGTCTGCTCAAAAACCCAAAGCCAGGGCGTGTAACGCTGATCAATACATTGAAATACGCTTCAGAAGATGTGCTGAGGTCACTGGCCGTGGAAAAAGTGGCCGTCGAAACAGAAGACGCACTGACCACGCGGCAGCTCTACAGGTGGTTACCCGTATTGAATAGCTTGTACATGTCCAATGCGACCTTGGCAGATGCGCTTCTTCTTCTGAATCCCAATGCATCTGCCACCGTGAATATCCTGCCGGGCGAACCATGAGAAATGGTACCTGCATAGGGTTTCTCTTTCTTGGTGGGTTCACCTTGGCGTCAGGCTCATTGCGCCTGCGCGCGACATCACATCACAAAAACCATTCCTTTCCGGGGCGCCAATGCAGCGGTCATGCGCCTCCGTTTCATGCAATCTGGTCATGAGGTGTTTATGAAACTGACAGTCGTCAACTTTCACATTCCCAAAACTGCGGGCTCCACATTCCTGTTCCGCCTATTTCGCTCCCTCGGACTTCGCAGACAACAGGACGCAATACACAACATCACGGAGCGCGCAGCCAAGATGGAAGGCCGGTATTTCCCCAAAATCCGCAAAGCTTTCGAAATCGAACAACAAGATAGTGCAGAGCAAGCGTTAAAGGTCTTTACGGGGCATTACCGATACCGCGATGTCGCGGATCTCATAGAACGCTGGCGGGATGAGCCCGTGTTGGTGACGTATCTGCGTGATCCGGTCGCGCGCGTCTTGTCGCAATACTTCTATTCGATTTCGAATACACACGACGAAATGGAGAAATTCGTCGAAAAATATCCCACGTTAGAACATTTCCTCGAGAATCCGGGCGGGCTGAATCAGCAAACGGCCTTTCTCGCGCCTAACGCAGACGCGACTGTTGACGAGACAATCGAACATGTTCGGGAAAAATTTCACTTCGTAGGATGTACCGAGCGTTTCGATGAAGATTTCGACAACTTGATGTCCATGCTCAAGTTTCCGCCCTCCGATCCTGTCCGCAGGAATGAAAGCCCTTATCCAGATTTAAAAAGAGACGCGTACACAAAATACAAGGATGTTATCTATGATCGTACTGCCGAGGACCGAAAGCTCTACAATGCATTTTGCGCTCCCGAAAAGAGCTCTCAGATACTTCTACCGCTTAAACATCTTAAACAACGGGAGGACAAAAACGTGAAAGCTGAAAACAATTTGCTCAACGAGATCGAAGATCTGGCGCCCTGGCATCACAAAATCCATCTTTCAGGAGATATCTGGACAGGTGCCGGAAACATCGCAGATCAGACCGGCTCCAAGGTCACCTATTACGATCCTTTGGTCGCAATGAAAAATTTGACCCGGCAGGTTTTGCCAAATGGGTTCGAGGGGCGAAGCTTCCTTGATTGCGCCTGCAACGGAGGGGGCTACAGCTTTGCCGCGAAAGACCTGGGGGCATCGAATGTGTTCGGGTTTGATGTGCGTGAGCATTGGATCAAGCAATGCGAATTCGTGATGCAAAACAGGGAGGCACCGACTGACAATATGAAGTTTCGGCAGGCTGACTTGTTGGATCTATCCAATTTGAATGAAGATTTTGACGTCACATGGTTCAGCGGGCTTTTCTATCATCTACCGGATCCCGTCACCGGTCTGAAGAATGCGGCGGATCGCACAAAGGAGTTGATATTTGTCAATACGGCCGCAATTCCGGTTGAGCCCGACGTTGATGAAGTCCCCGCTCTGCATATGAAATTCGAAGGTACCGATGAGCTGATGTCTGGTATCTACAGATTGTCGTGGAGCCCGTCTGGCCCGAAGGTAATTGAAGGTATTTTGAATTGGATGGGCTTTGTCGAAACCCGCCTGATTTTTTGGCACAAGACTGTGCAGCTGGGCGATCGTCGTGCCTCCGGCCGCTTATGCATCGTTGGCGCCCGGGAGAAAGGGAGGTTGGACGGAATTCGAAACGCCGTGCCGGTCGACTCGCATTCAGGACCGATCCGCGGAAAGTGAGCGTTTGCGAAGCGGGGTCAGGAACCAGAGGGGGCAAACGCAAGCCCCGACTGGCTCTGGTTGGGCAAACCCACGTGCGCCTCACAGACCGGCGACGCTACCCAGACTTGAGAGCGGCGTGGGGATTTACCAGTTCCTCAATCCACGGCGCGGATGCGAGAGGTCTGTCTGCACATGATCGGAGCGAATTGCGTAGGAAATGCAGCGCTCCGGGAACACAATGAATGCCCATATTAGGAGCGACGATTTGAGTAAATCCGATATCGACAGCAACTTTGTTCGCGTGGGATCGGTCCACTTCTGATCAGCTTGGCAGACGCAGCGAAAGCCTCCTTTGACGGTAGCACCGCGGCACAACATCTAATTGGCCAATGGCCAGTTTTGGCCGCTAGCGCTTGGATATCTCGTCCCAAGTGAGGCCGAATTTTAAGAGGTATTTTCGCAATCTGTCAGAGTCGTTCCGGGTCTTGCGTTCTTCTCTGGATACTTCGAACAATTTCCTTCCAGCGTCGCTTACCGAGCTAGAAGCCTGGCAAATTCGAAGGGTCTGGGCGAGTTGTGCTATGTCGAACAGGTCCAATGCTGTGTCGACGTACTCGGCCACCAGCTTGCCATCCGCGTTACCATCAGCTGCGCGCCAGCGGCGCTCTAGTGTTGATATCTCGTCTTCGACCTGCGCGCGTGTGATGCGTCCGCGTGGGGCCAGGGTGCACAGCCTCAAGACGGCACCGCTGAAGTCGCGGAAGTTGCCGGGCCATTTGGTTGAGGGTGCTTTTGCAAATCGGAGCCATGCCTCGGCTGCGTCTGCGTTAAACCCGACGCGTGTCCCTAGTGCTTTCTCAGCGCGGGTTAATTCAAAGCGCAGATTTGCCTCCATATCCTCAGGGCGGTCCCGCAAGGGAGGGAGGCGAAAAGTCCATAGGTTCAACCGTGAGAGCAAGTCGATGCGAAACTTGCCATCGGCTGCCAAAGCCATCAGGTCCTGCGAGGCCCCGGCGATGACCTGAAACTTGCTTGTAACTTCAGAATCCGAGCCCAAAGGGTAGTATCGGCCCGTTTCAATCGCGTGCAGAAGGAGCGCTTGTTCCTCAAGGCCCAACTCATCGATTTCATCGAGGAAGAGCACGCCGCCATCTGCTTCGCGCAGCAGGCCAGAGCGTTCCGTGCCGGGCTGCCCTGTGTGGCTGCGGCGCTGTCCGAACAGCGTGGCGACGGCCGAGCCGCCACGCAGTGTCGCACAATTGACCTGAACCAACCGGCCTTTGACCCTTCGACGTTGCAGCTTTAGCTCGTAGATACGCAAGGCCAGCTCGGATTTGCCAGTGCCGGATTCACCCTGCAAAAGGATCGGAGCATCAGACTGCCCGGCGACTTGTTCTATGCGGTCGATCAGGGCGTTGTAGGGCGCGTTCCTGGTTTCGATCCCGCCTTTGAGCAGGTCGCCATATTCACGCGATTGCTGGTCGAACCTTTGCTGAAGAGCGTCATAGCGGCTGAGGTCCAGATCGATCAGATCGAATGTGCCGTTGGTATTTTCACCGCGCGGAGGCCCGGTTTGAATCAGGGCGGCCGGGATATGACGGGATTCCGACAGCAGGAACCAGCATATTTGTCCCACATGCGTCCCGGTCGTCAGATGGATATGGTAGCGTTCGCGATCTTCGTCAAAGCCATAGGTTTGGGC is from uncultured Litoreibacter sp. and encodes:
- a CDS encoding bifunctional 2-polyprenyl-6-hydroxyphenol methylase/3-demethylubiquinol 3-O-methyltransferase UbiG, with product MKLTVVNFHIPKTAGSTFLFRLFRSLGLRRQQDAIHNITERAAKMEGRYFPKIRKAFEIEQQDSAEQALKVFTGHYRYRDVADLIERWRDEPVLVTYLRDPVARVLSQYFYSISNTHDEMEKFVEKYPTLEHFLENPGGLNQQTAFLAPNADATVDETIEHVREKFHFVGCTERFDEDFDNLMSMLKFPPSDPVRRNESPYPDLKRDAYTKYKDVIYDRTAEDRKLYNAFCAPEKSSQILLPLKHLKQREDKNVKAENNLLNEIEDLAPWHHKIHLSGDIWTGAGNIADQTGSKVTYYDPLVAMKNLTRQVLPNGFEGRSFLDCACNGGGYSFAAKDLGASNVFGFDVREHWIKQCEFVMQNREAPTDNMKFRQADLLDLSNLNEDFDVTWFSGLFYHLPDPVTGLKNAADRTKELIFVNTAAIPVEPDVDEVPALHMKFEGTDELMSGIYRLSWSPSGPKVIEGILNWMGFVETRLIFWHKTVQLGDRRASGRLCIVGAREKGRLDGIRNAVPVDSHSGPIRGK
- the rtcR gene encoding RNA repair transcriptional activator RtcR; amino-acid sequence: MRNVVLGFLGTQLDSGKKRGWRPTVSLCEVDGFPVDRLELLYDSKFSRLAHGIKRDVEEASPDTEVLLHRMDMENPWDLEEVYAKLYDFAQTYGFDEDRERYHIHLTTGTHVGQICWFLLSESRHIPAALIQTGPPRGENTNGTFDLIDLDLSRYDALQQRFDQQSREYGDLLKGGIETRNAPYNALIDRIEQVAGQSDAPILLQGESGTGKSELALRIYELKLQRRRVKGRLVQVNCATLRGGSAVATLFGQRRSHTGQPGTERSGLLREADGGVLFLDEIDELGLEEQALLLHAIETGRYYPLGSDSEVTSKFQVIAGASQDLMALAADGKFRIDLLSRLNLWTFRLPPLRDRPEDMEANLRFELTRAEKALGTRVGFNADAAEAWLRFAKAPSTKWPGNFRDFSGAVLRLCTLAPRGRITRAQVEDEISTLERRWRAADGNADGKLVAEYVDTALDLFDIAQLAQTLRICQASSSVSDAGRKLFEVSREERKTRNDSDRLRKYLLKFGLTWDEISKR